One Haemorhous mexicanus isolate bHaeMex1 chromosome 9, bHaeMex1.pri, whole genome shotgun sequence DNA segment encodes these proteins:
- the TYW3 gene encoding tRNA wybutosine-synthesizing protein 3 homolog has product MAAFARRKAQRLARPDSSRKRALDARAAELARLLNARERFCTTSSCDGRVTVTDTDGTGIQKRNCTWLLVTHEPCVKGDVMTALKKATGDVVFKFEPFVLHVLCRELQDAQLLHSVAIDSGFRNSGITVGRGGKITMAVRSTHCLEVPLSHKGRLMVSEEYIEFLVHVANQKMEENIRRIDRFHKGLELALEAAVPADTLFPEGPEKSHSVYVHRRKRQTAQEQADPSRELEPEDDTESSLGLFAEIMI; this is encoded by the exons ATGGCGGCGTTCGCGCGGCGCAAGGCGCAGCGGCTCGCGCGGCCCGACTCCAGCCGGAAGCGCGCGCTGGACGCGCGAGCCGCGGAGCTCGCGCGGCTCCTGAACGCGCGCGAGCGCTTCTGCACCACGAGCTCGTGCGACGGGAGGGTGACCGTGACG GACACAGATGGCACGGGGATCCAGAAGAGGAACTGCACGTGGCTCCTGGTCACGCACGAGCCGTGTGTCAAAGGCGATGTG ATGACAGCACTCAAGAAAGCCACTGGTGATGTTGTGTTCAAGTTTGAACCATTTGTTCTTCATGTGCTGTGTCGGGAGCTGCAGGATGCACAGCTGCTG caTTCAGTGGCTATTGACTCTGGGTTCAGGAACTCTGGTATTACAGttggcagaggaggaaaaattacAATG GCTGTGCGGAGCACTCACTGCTTAGAAGTTCCATTGAGCCACAAAGGGAGATTGATGGTCTCTGAAGAATATATTGAATTTCTGGTACATGTAGCCAatcagaaaatggaagaaaacatAAGGAGGATTGACAG ATTCCACAAAGGCTTGGAGCTGGCTCTGgaagctgctgtccctgcagacacctTGTTTCCCGAGGGGCCAGAAAAGAGCCACTCTGTGTACGTGCATAGAAGAAAGAGACAGACTGCTCAGGAACAGGCTgatcccagcagagagctggaacCCGAGGATGATACTGAAAGCAGTCTTGGTCTGTTTGCTGAAATCATGATATAG
- the CRYZ gene encoding quinone oxidoreductase isoform X2, whose product MAATRSVMRAVRVFEFGGPEVLKLQSDVLVPVPKENQKGDRVFTLETLSGGYAEYAVAAANRVFPLPGKLDFRQGAAIGVPYFTAYRALFQKGCAKAGESVLVHGASGGVGLAACQIARACGLKVLGTAGTEEGMNVILRNGAHQAFNHRDPNYTERIKACTGPGGVDIIIEMLSDVNLDADLQLLSRAGRVMVVGCRGRIEINPRDTMSKESSIIGVSLFLATEEERRECATAVLDGIEAGWLKPVVGLEYPLEKVAKAHEDIICSSGARGKMVLLL is encoded by the exons ATGGCAGCCACCAGGAGTGTGATGAGGGCGGTCCGAGTGTTTGAATTTGGTGGCCCTGAAGTGCTTAAACTCCAGTCAGACGTGTTAGTTCCTGTTCCAAAAGAAAACCAG AAAGGTGACAGAGTTTTCACCCTCGAAACGCTTTCTGGAGGATATGCAGAGTATGCAGTTGCTGCAGCCAACAGAGTCTTTCCTTTGCCAGGCAAACTGGACTTCAGGCAGGGAGCAGCGATCGGAGTGCCCTACTTCACTGCCTACCGGGCCCTTTTCCAGAA AGGCTGTGCCAAAGCTGGGGAAAGCGTGCTGGTTCATGGTGCTAGTGGGGGG gTGGGACTAGCAGCATGTCAGATTGCCAGAGCTTGTGGTTTGAAGGTTTTGGGTACAGCAGGAACTGAGGAGGGCATGAATGTGATCCTGAGAAATGGTGCTCACCAAGCCTTTAATCACAGAGACCCGAATTACACTGAGAGAATTAAG GCATGCACAGGGCCGGGAGGAGTGGATATCATCATAGAAATGCTCTCTGATGTCAACCTGGATGCTGACTTGCAGCTGCTGTCCCGCGCAGGGAGGGTGATG GttgtgggctgcaggggacGCATTGAGATAAACCCAAGAGACACAATGAGCAAGGAGTCCAGCATAATTGGAGTGAGTCTGTTTCTTGCAACTGAG GAGGAAAGGCGTGAATGTGCCACAGCAGTCCTTGATGGCATAGAAGCTGGCTGGCTGAAACCAGTTGTGGGCTTGGAATATCCCCTGGAGAAAGTAGCCAAGGCTCATGAAGACATTATTTGTAGCAGTGGTGCCCGAGGGAAGATGGTGCTCCTTCTATAA
- the CRYZ gene encoding quinone oxidoreductase isoform X1, with the protein MAATRSVMRAVRVFEFGGPEVLKLQSDVLVPVPKENQVLIKVHACGVNPVETYIRSGTYARKPALPYTPGSDVAGVVESVGEHVTAFKKGDRVFTLETLSGGYAEYAVAAANRVFPLPGKLDFRQGAAIGVPYFTAYRALFQKGCAKAGESVLVHGASGGVGLAACQIARACGLKVLGTAGTEEGMNVILRNGAHQAFNHRDPNYTERIKACTGPGGVDIIIEMLSDVNLDADLQLLSRAGRVMVVGCRGRIEINPRDTMSKESSIIGVSLFLATEEERRECATAVLDGIEAGWLKPVVGLEYPLEKVAKAHEDIICSSGARGKMVLLL; encoded by the exons ATGGCAGCCACCAGGAGTGTGATGAGGGCGGTCCGAGTGTTTGAATTTGGTGGCCCTGAAGTGCTTAAACTCCAGTCAGACGTGTTAGTTCCTGTTCCAAAAGAAAACCAG GTATTGATTAAAGTCCATGCCTGTGGGGTAAATCCTGTTGAGACATATATTCGTTCTGGGACTTATGCCAGGAAACCAGCTTTGCCCTACACTCCTGGCTCGGATGTGGCTGGGGTGGTTGAAAGTGTTGGGGAACACGTGACTGCATTCAAG AAAGGTGACAGAGTTTTCACCCTCGAAACGCTTTCTGGAGGATATGCAGAGTATGCAGTTGCTGCAGCCAACAGAGTCTTTCCTTTGCCAGGCAAACTGGACTTCAGGCAGGGAGCAGCGATCGGAGTGCCCTACTTCACTGCCTACCGGGCCCTTTTCCAGAA AGGCTGTGCCAAAGCTGGGGAAAGCGTGCTGGTTCATGGTGCTAGTGGGGGG gTGGGACTAGCAGCATGTCAGATTGCCAGAGCTTGTGGTTTGAAGGTTTTGGGTACAGCAGGAACTGAGGAGGGCATGAATGTGATCCTGAGAAATGGTGCTCACCAAGCCTTTAATCACAGAGACCCGAATTACACTGAGAGAATTAAG GCATGCACAGGGCCGGGAGGAGTGGATATCATCATAGAAATGCTCTCTGATGTCAACCTGGATGCTGACTTGCAGCTGCTGTCCCGCGCAGGGAGGGTGATG GttgtgggctgcaggggacGCATTGAGATAAACCCAAGAGACACAATGAGCAAGGAGTCCAGCATAATTGGAGTGAGTCTGTTTCTTGCAACTGAG GAGGAAAGGCGTGAATGTGCCACAGCAGTCCTTGATGGCATAGAAGCTGGCTGGCTGAAACCAGTTGTGGGCTTGGAATATCCCCTGGAGAAAGTAGCCAAGGCTCATGAAGACATTATTTGTAGCAGTGGTGCCCGAGGGAAGATGGTGCTCCTTCTATAA